A section of the Pseudomonas sp. Q1-7 genome encodes:
- a CDS encoding protein phosphatase CheZ — MDQNEHLLGDFESTLKVRARELVESLEKGNFTDAVQLIHELNQVRDRGLYQEVGKLTRELHNAIVNFQIDPHLPHAQEMSQIADATDRLSYVVQMTEKAANRTMDLVEESAPLLNGLSDDAQQLGEEWGRFMRREIGIDGFRDLARRIEQFLGRSQRDTDALSSKLNDILLAQDYQDLTGQVIKRVTQLVTEVESNLVKLVLMASQVDRYAGIEHDHAALRAEQEKQKNPSRGEGPQIHADKREDVVSGQDDVDDLLSSLGF, encoded by the coding sequence ATGGACCAGAATGAACACCTGCTGGGAGACTTCGAGTCGACCCTGAAAGTCCGTGCGCGGGAATTGGTCGAAAGCCTTGAGAAGGGCAATTTCACCGATGCCGTGCAACTTATCCACGAGTTGAACCAGGTTCGCGATCGCGGCCTGTACCAGGAAGTCGGCAAGCTCACCCGTGAGCTGCACAACGCCATTGTCAACTTCCAGATCGACCCGCACCTGCCCCATGCCCAGGAAATGTCGCAGATCGCCGACGCGACCGATCGCCTGTCCTACGTGGTGCAGATGACCGAGAAAGCCGCCAACCGCACCATGGACCTGGTGGAGGAAAGCGCGCCGCTGCTCAACGGTCTGAGCGACGACGCTCAGCAACTGGGTGAGGAGTGGGGGCGTTTCATGCGCCGGGAAATCGGCATCGACGGTTTTCGCGACCTGGCACGCCGCATCGAGCAGTTCCTCGGCCGCAGCCAGCGCGATACCGATGCCCTGTCCAGCAAGCTCAACGACATCCTGCTCGCCCAGGATTACCAGGACCTCACTGGTCAGGTGATCAAGCGCGTGACGCAACTGGTCACCGAAGTGGAGAGCAACCTGGTCAAGCTGGTGCTGATGGCCAGTCAGGTCGACCGCTACGCCGGCATCGAGCACGACCACGCCGCGCTGCGCGCCGAGCAGGAAAAACAAAAAAATCCTTCCAGGGGTGAAGGTCCGCAGATCCATGCCGATAAACGTGAAGACGTGGTGTCCGGACAGGACGACGTCGACGATCTGCTATCCAGCCTTGGTTTCTAG
- a CDS encoding chemotaxis response regulator CheY, protein MKILIVDDFSTMRRIIKNLLRDLGFTNTAEADDGTTALPMLHSGNFDFLVTDWNMPGMTGIDLLRAVRADERLKHLPVLMVTAEAKREQIIEAAQAGVNGYVVKPFTAQVLKEKIEKIFERVNG, encoded by the coding sequence ATGAAAATCCTCATCGTTGACGATTTCTCGACGATGAGACGGATCATCAAGAACCTCTTGCGTGACTTGGGCTTCACCAATACCGCCGAAGCCGACGACGGCACAACCGCCCTGCCGATGCTGCACAGCGGCAACTTCGATTTCCTCGTGACCGACTGGAACATGCCCGGCATGACCGGCATCGATCTGCTGCGCGCGGTGCGCGCCGACGAGCGCCTGAAGCATCTGCCGGTCCTGATGGTGACGGCCGAGGCCAAGCGCGAGCAGATCATCGAGGCCGCCCAGGCCGGTGTGAACGGCTACGTGGTCAAACCTTTCACTGCCCAGGTGCTGAAAGAAAAAATCGAGAAGATCTTCGAGCGGGTCAACGGCTGA
- the fliA gene encoding RNA polymerase sigma factor FliA, whose protein sequence is MTPATGLRMYGKAQARDSQHQLIERYAPLVKRIAYHLLARLPASVQVEDLMQSGMIGLLEASKKYDGSKGASFETYAGIRIRGAMLDEVRKGDWAPRSVHRNTRMVSDAIRAIEARTGRDAKDQEVAAELELSLEDYYGILSDTLGSRLFSFDDLLQDGEQGGMHEDAGVTQFSPSHDLEEDRFQAALADAIANLPERERLVLALYYDEELNLKEIGEVLGVSESRVSQLHSQCAARLRARLGEWRAR, encoded by the coding sequence ATGACACCCGCCACTGGACTGCGTATGTACGGCAAGGCACAGGCGAGGGATTCGCAACATCAGTTGATCGAGCGTTACGCCCCCCTGGTCAAGCGCATCGCCTACCACCTGCTCGCGCGCCTGCCGGCCAGCGTGCAGGTCGAAGACCTGATGCAGTCCGGGATGATCGGCTTGCTCGAAGCCTCGAAGAAGTATGACGGCAGCAAGGGCGCCAGCTTCGAGACCTATGCCGGTATCCGCATTCGCGGGGCCATGCTCGACGAGGTCCGCAAGGGCGACTGGGCGCCGCGCTCGGTGCATCGCAACACCCGCATGGTGAGCGACGCGATCCGCGCCATCGAGGCCAGAACGGGACGCGACGCTAAAGATCAGGAAGTTGCTGCCGAACTTGAATTGAGTCTCGAAGACTACTACGGCATCCTGAGCGACACCTTGGGCAGCCGCCTGTTCAGCTTCGACGACCTGTTGCAGGACGGCGAGCAGGGCGGCATGCACGAGGACGCCGGTGTCACCCAATTCTCGCCTTCCCATGATCTGGAAGAAGACCGCTTCCAGGCCGCGCTGGCCGATGCCATCGCGAACCTGCCGGAGCGGGAGCGCCTGGTGCTGGCGCTGTATTACGACGAAGAACTGAATTTGAAGGAAATTGGTGAAGTGCTGGGGGTCAGCGAATCACGGGTCAGCCAGTTGCACAGCCAATGCGCGGCACGTCTGCGCGCGCGGCTGGGCGAATGGCGCGCGCGTTGA